A genomic window from Silene latifolia isolate original U9 population chromosome Y, ASM4854445v1, whole genome shotgun sequence includes:
- the LOC141629260 gene encoding uncharacterized protein LOC141629260 translates to MDRSWMYGKRDFEYLERLHEFITQAVEHQRQQGDDAQLMCPCSACKNRKKVNSGSEMREHLILKGFKPNYTVWIWHGEKENDIPNCPNTVNVEKQVDNIMVDYEVIGEDCNNNEVNEHSDDKECDNVDKMMDDLEKYFLYTLKAGNGWSDKSFTALLRLLSDMLPKGNDLPTNTYRCKKVLCPLATNYQKIHACPSDCILYRKDYSDLDECPRYKKSRYKLKEGRKKGGPGKTLWYLSIIPWFNRLFANPKDAEYMLWHDKGRKKDGKLRHVADAPQWRTIDRDFLEFGSEPRNLRLGL, encoded by the exons ATGGATCGAAGTTGGATGTATGGAAAGCGTGATTTTGAGTATCTTGAAAGGCTCCATGAATTTATTACTCAAGCAGTTGAACATCAAAGACAACAAGGGGATGATGCACAACTCATGTGCCCGTGTAGCGCATGTAAGAATCGAAAGAAGGTGAATTCTGGAAGTGAAATGCGAGAACATTTGATATTAAAGGGGTTTAAACCAAATTATACTGTGTGGATATGGCACGGAGAGAAAGAGAATGATATTCCTAATTGTCCTAACACCGTAAATGTTGAGAAACAAGTTGATAATATTATGGTTGATTATGAGGTAATTGGAGAGGATTGTAATAACAATGAGGTTAATGAGCATAGTGATGATAAGGAGTGTGATAATGTCGATAAGATGATGGATGATCTTGAAAAATATTTT TTGTACACCTTAAAAGCTGGGAACGGGTGGAGCGATAAAAGTTTTACTGCTTTATTGAGACTCTTGTCCGATATGTTGCCGAAAGGTAATGACCTTCCCACTAACACTTATCGATGTAAGAAAGTGTTGTGTCCCCTCGCTACGAATTACCAAAAAATCCATGCGTGCCCGAGTGACTGCATTTTGTACCGTAAAGACTACAGCGACTTAGATGAGTGCCCACGATACAAGAAGTCAAGGTATAAGCTTAAAGAAGGTCGTAAAAAAGGGGGTCCGGGAAAGACCTTATGGTATTTATCAATAATACCATGGTTTAACCGTTTGTTTGCAAATCCGAAAGATGCAGAGTATATGTTATGGCATGACAAAGGGAGGAAGAAAGATGGCAAGTTACGACATGTCGCCGATGCTCCTCAGTGGAGGACAATCGATAGAGATTTCCTGGAATTTGGTAGTGAACCTAGAAATTTAAGATTAGGGCTTTGA
- the LOC141629259 gene encoding uncharacterized protein LOC141629259, whose amino-acid sequence MLISGPKQPGNDIDVYLEPLIEDLKMLWNVGVEVFDAASGSKFQMRAMLYCTINDFPAYGNLSGYRLKTDKGCPVCGDDTESKWLEHSGKHVYMCHRRGLDPGHAYRKRKKAFYGKTEHRSAPLVLSGKEYHARVKNICTEFGKPYKPPPNGVYHTKKSIFWDLPYWEHLSVRHCIDVMHVEKNVFDSIIGTLLNMPNKTKDGVKARHDMVARGRFEVNPIQKGKRTYLPPICTTLSRNERKVLCESLKGVKVPHGYSSNISSLVSMKDLKLVGLKSHDCHVLLTQLLPIAIRSILPKHVRQVITKLCKFFNAINAKDIDPDSLDDLQADVVVILCELEVYFPISFFDIMVPLIVHLVREIKLCGPVFQRSMWPMEREMGTYKRRMKNRYRPEGNIIEETVASETLGFCQDYLNNVQPLGLPTSRHEGRLEGKGTLGKNVITVDRALFDKAHMYVLQHMTEVHPYLENHFAILKRQYPNKREAWLISEQNRCFAQWFKEKVMTELSKKTPKISDNLRWLANGPKANISSYEGYDINGFCFYTSRQDQKSTMQNSGVTIVASSVEYVGRGKQPVDITRSYYGVIFDIWELDYVDFSVPLFRCKWADSEKGLQVDDMGFILVDFNVISHIDDPFILAYQAKQVFFMEDPLDNKRSIVLYGKRRILGVDGVVDEKEYNQLDEPSPISTNYQNLQVIRDETYLREDHDEGIWFDNPK is encoded by the coding sequence ATGTTAATATCAGGTCCTAAACAACCGGGTAATGATATTGATGTGTATCTAGAGCCACTGATAGAGGATTTGAAAATGTTGTGGAATGTTGGAGTGGAGGTGTTTGATGCAGCCAGCGGTTCAAAATTTCAAATGCGTGCTATGTTGTACTGCACTATCAATGACTTCCCTGCGTATGGTAACCTCTCGGGTTATAGGCTGAAGACCGATAAGGGGTGTCCTGTATGTGGTGATGACACCGAGTCTAAATGGTTGGAGCACTCTGGGAAACATGTGTACATGTGTCATCGTCGAGGGCTTGACCCAGGCCATGCATATCGTAAGAGGAAGAAGGCATTCTATGGTAAAACTGAACACCGGTCAGCCCCTTTAGTTCTAAGTGGAAAAGAGTATCACGCACGGGTTAAAAACATCTGTACAGAGTTTGGAAAACCGTACAAACCTCCACCAAACGGTGTATATCACACAAAGAAGTCCATATTTTGGGACCTACCTTATTGGGAGCATTTGTCGGTTAGGCATTGTATTGACGTCATGCATGTAGAAAAGAACGTGTTTGATAGTATTATTGGAACTTTGTTGAATATGCCTAATAAAACTAAAGATGGTGTCAAAGCGAGACATGACATGGTTGCTAGGGGTCGTTTCGAAGTAAATCCAATTCAGAAGGGGAAGCGTACCTACTTACCCCCTATTTGCACGACTTTGTCCAGAAATGAGAGGAAGGTGCTGTGTGAATCTTTAAAGGGAGTGAAGGTGCCGCATGGATATTCCTCCAACATAAGCAGCCTTGTTTCAATGAAGGATTTGAAGTTAGTGGGATTGAAATCTCATGATTGCCATGTTTTGTTAACCCAACTATTGCCTATAGCTATCCGATCTATTTTGCCTAAGCATGTCAGACAAGTCATCACAAAGCTTTGTAAATTCTTTAATGCAATAAACGCGAAAGACATTGATCCAGATTCTTTGGATGATTTACAAGCCGATGTTGTTGTGATACTTTGTGAGCTTGAAGTGTACTTTCCAATTAGTTTTTTTGACATTATGGTTCCCTTAATTGTTCACCTGGTGAGAGAGATAAAACTTTGTGGACCGGTATTTCAGAGAAGCATGTGGCCGATGGAGCGAGAGATGGGAACCTATAAGAGACGAATGAAGAATCGATATCGTCCTGAAGGCAATATTATTGAAGAAACGGTTGCTTCTGAGACACTTGGATTTTGCCAAGATTATTTGAATAATGTGCAACCTCTTGGACTTCCTACATCTCGACATGAAGGAAGGCTTGAAGGGAAGGGTACTTTAGGAAAAAATGTCATTACCGTTGATCGTGCTTTATTTGACAAGgcccatatgtatgttttgcAACACATGACGGAGGTTCATCCATATTTAGAGAATCACTTTGCCATATTGAAAAGACAATATCCAAATAAACGTGAAGCTTGGTTAATAAGTGAACAGAATCGATGTTTTGCACAGTGGTTTAAAGAAAAGGTAATGACGGAGTTATCAAAGAAAACACCCAAGATTAGTGACAATTTGAGATGGTTAGCAAATGGACCAAAGGCTAACATTTCTTCTTATGAAGGATATGATATCAATGGGTTCTGCTTTTACACAAGTCGTCAAGATCAGAAAAGTACAATGCAGAATAGCGGAGTTACAATTGTTGCATCATCGGTAGAATATGTTGGAAGGGGTAAGCAACCAGTGGATATAACACGATCGTATTACGGGGTAATTTTTGATATATGGGAGCTTGATTATGTGGATTTTTCTGTGCCCTTATTTCGATGTAAATGGGCAGACAGTGAGAAAGGCCTCCAGGTTGATGACATGGGATTCATTTTGGTTGACTTCAATGTTATTAGCCATATTGATGATCCTTTTATACTTGCATATCAAGCGAAACAAGTTTTCTTTATGGAAGATCCTTTGGACAATAAACGTTCAATTGTCCTTTATGGTAAAAGGCGCATTCTCGGGGTGGATGGTGTTGTTGATGAAAAAGAATACAACCAACTTGATGAACCTTCTCCTATTTCTACAAACTACCAAAATCTGCAAGTAATACGTGATGAAACTTATTTGCGTGAAGATCATGACGAGGGAATATGGTTTGATAACCCGAAATAg